A stretch of Perognathus longimembris pacificus isolate PPM17 chromosome 1, ASM2315922v1, whole genome shotgun sequence DNA encodes these proteins:
- the Aldh1b1 gene encoding LOW QUALITY PROTEIN: aldehyde dehydrogenase X, mitochondrial (The sequence of the model RefSeq protein was modified relative to this genomic sequence to represent the inferred CDS: inserted 4 bases in 2 codons; deleted 4 bases in 3 codons; substituted 4 bases at 4 genomic stop codons) has product MDASEPNRLLNLLADLVERDRVYLASLEMLDNGKPFQESHALDLSEVIKVCRCFASWADKGHGKTIPMDGEHFXFTQHEQVGVCGQIIPWNFQKLAPALATGNTVVRKGGEHTPPSALYVASLMEEVGFPPGVVNIITGYGPLXERPLSSTWRLIVAFTGSTKVGHLIQKAAGESNLKRVPLELGGKSPSIVLAGADTGHTMDQCHEALFFNMGQSCCAGSRTFVEESIYDEFLERTVEKARQRKVGNPFELDTQQGPQVKKEQFERLLGXIQLGXKEGAQLLWGGRGGREYFGECGFFIKPTVFGGCVQDDMRIAKEEIFGPGQPLFKKMEEVIERANHTRYGLATAXLQAGTVCVNTYSIVTCHTPFGDXKESGNGRELQEDGLRAFMEVKMVTVKVPQKNS; this is encoded by the exons ATGGATGCTTCTGAGCCGAACCGGCTATTGAACCTCCTGGCTGACCTAGTGGAGCGGGATCGTGTGTACTTGGCCTCACTGGAGATGTTGGACAATGGGAAACCTTTCCAGGAGTCTCATGCCTTAGACCTGAGTGAGGTCATCAAAGTGTGCCGCTGCTTTGCCAGCTGGGCTGACAAGGGACATGGAAAAACCATCCCCATGGATGGTGAGCATTTCTGATTCACCCAGCATGAGCAGGTAGGTGTCTGTGGCCAGATAATCCCATGGAACTTCCAGAAGCTCGCACCAGCGCTTGCCACGGGCAACACTGTGGTTAGGAAGGGAGGAGAACATACTCCACCTTCTGCCCTGTATGTGGCCTCCCTCATGGAGGAGGTGGGCTTTCCTCCTGGGGTGGTAAACATCATCACAGGCTATGGCCCACTGTAGGAGCGGCCATTGTCCAGCACATGGAGGTTGATAGTTGCCTTCACTGGCTCCACCAAGGTGGGCCACCTGATTCAGAAGGCCGCAGGTGAGTCCAATCTTAAGAGAGTCCCGCTGGAGCTGGGTGGGAAGAGCCCCAGCATTGTGCTGGCCGGTGCTGACACGGGCCACACTATGGACCAGTGTCACGAAGCCCTCTTCTTCAACATGGGCCAGAGCTGTTGTGCAGGTTCCCGG ACCTTTGTGGAAGAATCCATCTATGATGAGTTTCTTGAGAGAACTGTGGAGAAAGCCAGGCAGCGCAAAGTTGGGAACCCCTTTGAGCTAGATACCCAGCAGGGACCCCAGGTCAAGAAGGAGCAGTTTGAACGACTCCTGGGTTAGATCCAGCTTGGCTAGAAAGAAGGGGCCCAACTTCTCTGGggtggcaggggg gggagggagtatttTGGGGAGTGTGGCTTCTTCATCAAGCCCACTGTctttgggggg tgtgtgcaggaTGACATGAGGATTGCCAAGGAGGAGATCTTTGGGCCTGGGCAGCCACTGTTCAAGAAGATGGAGGAGGTCATTGAGAGGGCCAACCACACCAGGTATGGTCTGGCTACAGC TCTCCAAGCTGGCACAGTGTGCGTGAACACCTACAGCATCGTCACCTGCCACACGCCATTTGGAGA TAAGGAATCTGGTAATGGGAGAGAGCTGCAGGAGGATGGGCTGAGGGCCTTCATGGAGGTGAAGATGGTCACTGTCAAGGTTCCTCAGAAGAACTcatga